The DNA window TTGGTGTAAGCCGAATTCTGAATACCGGTAGTAATCGGTCGACTTCGACCAGCACCCCACAGCCATGAGCGTGTGTGCGACGGGTGCTGTCATCCTGTGCAAGGGTCTAGAAGCCAACGGAGGAAGCAGAGAAGAGAACGTGGAAGTAGGAGGCACAATTGATTATGTCGTTGACTGTTACACACTGGCAACTCGGACAGCCCTCCTTGTTCAGTTCAAGCCTACTATTCCTCGGTGCCTGACACTTGCTGACTGCGAGTATCTTGCTCATCTCCCAAGCTGCCTGATTTAAGACAATCCACAAAGGACTGATTACCAGCCAATCCGGAACTATGTAGAGAACTTGACAAAGGCTTTGATTTCTGAGATTCCCAATCCTCTCGAGTCCACAAGCTCCATTCTAACCACACATCGCCCAAATCTAACTGTTCGGGATGAACGTACCCAGCTCCCACCAGCAGACACCACTAATATAACATAACAGTAAAGAAACCCCAACCCAGCCCTACCATTATTCTGCTTGCACAGACAAGCAAAACTACAGCCACAGCAACCACCTCACCCAACCCCCCACGAGACTCGACCAAACCAAACCAAACCTTAGGCAGTGCACCTGAAGTCCCCCATCCCCAGCGCACACAAAAATGTGCACCTACGCCCTGATGCTCCACCAATGCACGCGATGCAAGTACGTCCAACCAGCCACGCGCGCGACCATCCTGCAGCCGTGCCCGAACGAGGCGCGCTGCGTGACCGCCACGCCCATCTCGGAGGTGCGGAACGACGTGCTCTGCGAGCGGTGTGCAGGAGGGTTGCCGGGCCAGGCTGGGAGGCGGCCCGGGGCCGGGACAGGAACACCGGCAGGGGCAGGCTCaggaagagggagaggaaTAGGGAGAGGGACGGTCAGAGGGACTGGTCTGGACGCAGCAGGTGATCATGATCCTGTCGGTCATAGTCATGGCGCCGTTGATCCCGCTACGAACTGGTGCTGGGCGGTCAGAAGGAATAAGCCGGCTGCGGCTCGGGAGAGGGGGAGAAGGGATGCGAGGGAGTGGTGGGAGTCGTGTGAGCGCGAGTGGGATGAGCGGTGGGGTGGACGGGCGGGCGGGTGGTAGATGGTAAGTGAGGTAGGTGAATATGTGTAGGGGAAATAGGGGTCGACAAGAACAATGGACTCGCATCGTAAGTGGCGGGGAAACATTGGTGCAGATCTCCAGGCAGCGAAAGGGAGGGTTGGTTAGCAAAGAGGATAAACGTCGAGCAAAAGAAGAGCTGTAGTTTACGTGAATGAATATCTATGGAAACCTTTCTGGTTGCCCGGGAATCAGTACAGAGGACCAAGTCCTCTTGTACCCGACGAAGAAGAGTTAATGGCCGCGAATTATCAACCATGCTACAAGTAACAATCAATATAACTACAACACAATCCTACCCAACTGTGTCACCCTCCTCACAACGCAGCCGCACCGACGAGCGTAAAGAACAACACAAGACCCGAGACAACGAAGGGCGCCGTGTCCACCGCCGAAACGCGGGCCCGCACAGCGGCGTTGGTCGACTTCGTCGGGGTGCTGGCCGACGTGCTCGTGCTCGACATCCCGCTGCCAGAGGTGCTGCTAACagaggtgctgctgctgccggaggTCGTGCTATCGTCGCTGGTCGACGCCTGGTCGGTGGCCGTTTCCGAGCCGGGACCATTCAAACCGGGACCCTTACCAGCGCCGCTCTCGAAAAACTGTAGGTGATTCGTCAGACACGCGGCCACGAAAACTAGAGCGGGGGTTTTTGATGGTGACGGTATAAGGAGGCACACCTTCTTCGCACCCTCGGGAATCGCGGGGAGCTTGGTCGAGCTAACAAGCCAGTTCTGGTCCTGCGTGGGGCACGGAGCCGCCTTGGAAGTGGACGTGTatccgccgtcgcccgagGGGGCGGGCCACTTCTTCAGCGCGCTGGCAAAGGCGGCGAACTCGTCCAGCTCGATGCGCTCGCCCGTCTGGTCGATGCCGCCGTTGTCCTGGCCGCCCTTGATCTCGACGATGCCGTACTTGTTGGGCTCCATCGAGTACTCGTACATGAGGCCGCCCGAGTAGACGCCCGTCATGTTGGGGTGCATGAGCGATTGAAGCTCGCCAAAGTTGCGCTTGTTCGTGTTGCAGCCGTACTCGGTCAGGAAGATGGGGATGCCGTAGCCCGTGAAGTTGCGCACTTTAACATCCCACCCTGCCGTGATGAAGTCGCTGCTGCACCACGAGTAGTCGTTCTGCGCGGCGCGTCAATCTAGGTTGTTGGGGGGGGCCTGGCACGGCCCAAGACTCAAGACACCTACGAAAGCAAAAAAGTCACTGCGCTCCTCGTCCGGGCCGCAGTTGAAGTAGTTGGCCGTCTGCTGCCGGTTGGAGCTGACATCCGCGGCCGAGTAGCCGACGAGGATCTTGCGGTAGTTGCGGGCCTTGATGTAGGCGCGCATATCACGGTCTGTCGCCTTCACGTAGGGTGCGGCGAGAGTCGTGTTGGTCTGGTCGTTTATGACTTCGTTGCCGGAGATGAAGGCCATGGTGTTGCTGTACTTGGCAAAGCTGTCGATGGTAGCGAACACGCTCTGCAGATAGACAGTGTTGTACGAGCCATGGGGGTCTTCGCGCTTGATCGAGTACTTGGGGTTGTTGGCGTCGAGCACGACATAGATGTTGGCTTCGGCGAGCGCGTTCATGCACTCGTCGTGGTCCATTGAGTTGTCGGTCGAGTAGACACGGATGACGTTGACGCCCAGTTTCTTGAACTTCTCGATGTCGGGCATGCACACCTTGGGGTCGGCCAGGGGGTCGATATTGGCGCTTGCGCCGCCCGGCTGGTAGTCGATGCCCCGGACGTAGAACCTCTCGTTGCCTTTGAAGAAAGCATTGCCCTTGGCAGTGATGGGCTCAATCTCGACAGCACGGGCTCTGACCGGCACCGAAGCTGTCGGCCcggcgcgcacggcggccgcggccgtcaACAGAGAAAACACAGCCGCCGTAGACCTCATCGTAGGTCGCCTGTTCAGAGAAACTAATCTGTAATCCGTAGGAGGCCGGCGCTCGAAAATGCTGCAATAAATTCAAATTACGAGATGGCCGAACGGGTCGGACAAGAACAGAACAAGAACAGCACGCAAAGTTGCAAACAGCCGTCAAACGAGCGGGACGGCGGCAGAACAGCAAAGCAAGGACAGTAACTGTCTCGGCGAGCGATTGACTGGAAAAAAAGGAAGTGACAGCCGGCGATGGAGGTGGATCGTGTACGAGGGGACGCAGGGGAGCGAGACCACCGTTTATGGGGATCGCATCTTTCATCTCGACCCAAAACCCCGGTAAAAGTTGGGGCGCATTCTCTGCATCTGCCAAGAAGGACTCGAGAAAGAACGGTATAGCGCTGGGGCCGAATACGGGGTGGGAGCGCTCACGctaggtagctttagctTGCTGGCGTGGCATTGGCGCCAAGCTGCCATTGTGTTATGTGCCACCAGGGCATCTTGGATGGGGATGCCAAGTCCCTTCCTCCAGAGACTGGCGCAAGGGGCAAACAGCCGAGTACGACGCCGGGTTTGGCCGTCGATTTGCAATCCTTCCTAGGTAGGAAGAAGGAACTATGCGCCCCTGTGACAGCGGGATTGAAAAACTAGCAAAGAAAGCTTTCCCACGGCTCCGTCGTTACTGGCGGCAACCAGGCCTAAGTCGGATATGATTAGTGGATATGGCCACGATCCATCTTGAACAAACAATCTGGGCTGAGTGAGCATTCAGGGGCCGGATGACACCTGACACTGTCgcgacaattggccgaagCCGCGAAaaccgccgagctggagccGCAGAAGACAAAGACGTCGCAATCCGACCATGGAGGGACTGGAGGACTCGAAGTTGTCAAAGTGCAAAAAGCCACATGGGAACCAGCGTATCCGGCGCGACTTGTGAAACTGTTTGTCTACTGCGGAAAAGTGGCAAGCCGATTCGACGTGTTTGCCAATGATCCAAAAACGGCAACTTCCAATGCCGTGTAGAAGAAGGCAGCGAAGTTTCGGAGAAACCCTAACCCTCCCACCGCCCCGAATTGCCTGCGTGTGTCGAGGCAGCCCCACCTGCCCTCTGCATGCTGGTCCATTGTTTACAACTGCAAGGCTGAACCTGCAGCTCAAGCGACGCAGGCATTCCAGGCTGCGAGTCCACGTGCTCAATCAGACGAATATTTCTTGACCGCCTCGGGCAGGTTCCCGTTGCCAGTGGTCAATTGCTCAACCGCGAACCGCCGGGGGTTTCTTCCACTCGATTTTATCGCCAGAACACCCACGCGACTCCCCGCCGAATAACGTTACCCCGGGCGCACCCGACAATGCTCCGATGGCGCAAGTCAACGGAACgtcgctgctcggccgcaCAAGGTCGACTCGGGCGCCCACCAACGCCAGCAAGCCAGTTCAAGCCTCTGCTCGCAGCGGGGGGCCACCGGGCGTagtctcctcctcctccgcgtcCACGGCTgcgtcgacggccgcgcaCGCGACCGCCTCTCCGACCGCCCCCTCCAACATCTCCCTGTTCCTGACCAACCTTCGcctgctcgacctcgacctgcgTCCGGACTGGCCCGACATCAACGCGCACACCTTCAGCGCCAAGGATGCGGCGCAGGGCCAGAAGAAGCGCATCCAGTCGGTCGAGTGGGCCCTGTACCACCTGTTTGCGCTCTTGGACCCGGACGAGGCCCGCAGCAAGCTGCAGCCCTTCTTCCCGCCGCTCGACCACGTCCAGTCGCTGAacctgcgcgccgccctgctccggGCCCTGGAGCAGGCGAAGAAGAGCGGCGTGCTCGGGCGCGATGCCGTCGTGCGCAAGACGATGCTCGACGAGTGCAAGGGCGAgcggctggaggaggtgctgGCCGTTTTGTCGTCGGTGGTGCTGAAGAAGGTGGTGGCCGAGCGGCAGTGGAACGGAGGGGGCCATCCCGCCTTGGCTCAGACCCTTGCGCTCGAGAACAGAGGCTATTCCGGCGACCGGACGGAGCTTGCGGCGCTCATCCTGGCTCACCGCGTGTCCTTGCGCCGCACGCTCGACGAGAAGAACGCGGCTCGCGCTCGGTTCCGGGAGTTCTCGGACGTGTTGGCG is part of the Thermothielavioides terrestris NRRL 8126 chromosome 2, complete sequence genome and encodes:
- a CDS encoding glycoside hydrolase family 72 protein (CAZy_ID 269818), coding for MRSTAAVFSLLTAAAAVRAGPTASVPVRARAVEIEPITAKGNAFFKGNERFYVRGIDYQPGGASANIDPLADPKVCMPDIEKFKKLGVNVIRVYSTDNSMDHDECMNALAEANIYVVLDANNPKYSIKREDPHGSYNTVYLQSVFATIDSFAKYSNTMAFISGNEVINDQTNTTLAAPYVKATDRDMRAYIKARNYRKILVGYSAADVSSNRQQTANYFNCGPDEERSDFFAFNDYSWCSSDFITAGWDVKVRNFTGYGIPIFLTEYGCNTNKRNFGELQSLMHPNMTGVYSGGLMYEYSMEPNKYGIVEIKGGQDNGGIDQTGERIELDEFAAFASALKKWPAPSGDGGYTSTSKAAPCPTQDQNWLVSSTKLPAIPEGAKKFFESGAGKGPGLNGPGSETATDQASTSDDSTTSGSSSTSVSSTSGSGMSSTSTSASTPTKSTNAAVRARVSAVDTAPFVVSGLVLFFTLVGAAAL